The DNA window GTCGGTAATTCCAGTCAAACGCATCACCCGCGCCTGCTCCGGCATTGCGTGGAACGCCAAGCGGACCACTCGCGCCAGGTCAAACCAGGCGCGCTACCACTCCCGCTGACCCGCTTTTCCCGGCTATTCTTTCCGTACAGGGAGGAACCGTCATGAAGACATGGATTTGCTATGCCGTACTGCTGTTGTCGCCCGCTGCGTCCGCACAGATGGTGTACAAATGCATAGGCAAGGGCGGGGCGGTCTCGTACCAAAGCGACCCCTGCGCGGGTACCAAAACTGCCAAGTCCTGGACGGCCACACCCGAAGCGCCTCCTACGAACGAAGAGCTTTGGCGGCGACATCGAGCCCAAAAGAAGGCCGATGCTGACTCGCGCTATTTGTCTCGGATCGCCGGCCGATCTCGGTCGGGGGCAGCCGCCGGGGCAGCCGTCACCACAGGTTCGTTTGGCACTAGCCAATGCGAAAACATGAAACGCATGCGCGATGCCAACGTTACCAATGACACCGGTTATGACGGTCGCCGGGCTTGGGCCGATCAGGTTTACGACGCCTGCAAATGAAAAAGGCCCCTGACAGGGCCTCGTTCATTTCTGGCGATCGCCAGTGTCTCAGCCGGCAGTGACGCCGCCGACCCGGAAGTCGGCCAACTCGATCACTACGACCTTGACCGGCTGACGGCCTCGGGCGGCCGGGGTGGCTTCCCGGCGGTTCCGGGCAGAGCTGGCCCGATCTGTACCGGCCTCGCGCCACAACAGCCCACGCAAGCGCTCAGGGCTCACGCGTTCGCCGCCGGGGCCGACCAGATCACGCCCGCGCAAGCGCCAGCCGGACCAGGGCCCGGTGAGGTTGAAGTGGTTGTGGGCCTGTTGCTGCAGCAACGCGGCGGCGCAGTCGTTCGGGCATTTCTGGCCCTCAGACCAGCACGGGGGACGAGTCGTCACGGTGACCTCCTGTCGGTGTGAGTACCGCCAGGAGGCCACGCAGGAAGCGCAGGAGCCGCGACCACGTACGGCACCCATAATTTCGCATAATGCATAGCCCGTGCCGCGCTCCACGCCCTGGGAGGCGGCCTTAGCAGGGGCGGGCAGCGACAGCACGCACAGCACTAGCGCGAACGCCGCCGCAGCCCCAAGTTGGCGCGCCAGGGCGGCCCATACCTTCCGATCCTCGTTGGATCGCGCACGCTCCGACTCGATCAGAGCCAGCCACCCGCCAGGTTCTTGCCCGATGGCTTTCGCCATTGCCGCGATCACATGAGCTTCCGCCTGTTTGCCTTGCTTCCGCCAGCCACTTACGGTTGCGCGGTGGATGCCCAGCGCGATCGCCGCAGCGTTGTCTGACGGGATTCCGCGCGCCTCGCGGTACTTGTCGAGTAGTTTCAGGGTTGCGCTCATGTCTCCGCCCGGTTGACAGTCGATGTCTCCGGGGAATATACATGCCTCCGATGTCTCCGCGATGGAGACGGACGGGCGCCAGCGGGGACGGCCGCTCGGCCTCCCCCTAGACCCGGGGCGGCCGTCCCCGCAACTAGGGAGGGGTAGGGGACATGGCACAGCACATCAGCACCACGCTCGCCGAGCTGGCTTGGGATCAATACGAGGTCGCTAGCGCCGCAGCATCGCGCTACCTCAAGGGCGATCAACTCGACTTCATCACCACCACCGACGAACGCGCGGTGTGTGCCTTCTGGTTCGACACCTTCGTAGCGTGCGAGCGCGAGTCGCTTGCGCACGTCGCGACCACCGCGACGCCGATGCGCAAAGCTCGCTGCACTGGTAACGCCAAGGACGGCATGCGCCATGACTGAAAACGTCATCTACGTAGATTTCCGCCGGCAGGCAGCTACGGCACAGACTCGGGTGTCTTCTCGCTTTCTGCTATCTCCGGCCACGCTACGCGAAGTGCATGAGCGATTTCAGCACGCCACGCCTCACGAAATTGATGCGTGGCTCCGGAGCCTTCTGACAGAAGGGTGTCACTCATGAGATGCATGGCCGACACCACACCTTTGCGCGTCTCCGCGCTATCGCGGCTGGCATATAGCAGCCCGAGAACCAGTGTTTCCAGGGCAAGGATTCTGGCCTCGATTTCTTTTTGGTACGACAGCGGCTTTTCCGGCTTGGGGCTATTGCTGCGCATCGTGCTTGCTCCGGTCAGTGTTGCGGGGATTGTGGCATGACGGTGACTACTAACCTTGTCGGGGTCAGCAATGACTACTGCTGGCGCTGCGGCATGGCGTCCGATCACTATTTCGGTGACGGCTGCTGTTGGGCGTGTACCGAATATGCCCCCAGCGACCGGGGGGCGAAAAGCCCGTGTAGTAACACGGGCCAAAATGCACTGATCCCCAAGCGCCGAGGAAGCCTCACGAAGCCGAGGCGTTCTATTCCCAAGGGCGATCCCGGTGTCGGCGCCTTGGTGGACTACCTGTCGTTGACCCTGAGCGACGCAACGGGCTTGCTTGAGCTGGTCGGCGAAGAGGATTTTGCCGCGAAGCTGATCGCGATGCTGTTCGGCCGTGCCTGCGGCTTGACCGCCACCGAGCTTTCGGGCGCAGGTTTCCAGGGCTACACGAACAGTGCCCTTGTGATCGGGCCTGGCGGCGAAGTCGCCGGCAAAGTCGGCATCGGCGGGAACAACGACACGGCACACGTGTCGTTGACCGGTGCAGGCACCGCATGCATTACCGACTGGCAACGCGCCGTGCACGGCCTGCTGCAACTGGGGGCGCGCATCACGCGCTGCGACCTGGCGTTCGATGACTACCTCGGCCAGTACTTCGATC is part of the Lysobacter firmicutimachus genome and encodes:
- a CDS encoding DUF4124 domain-containing protein; the encoded protein is MKTWICYAVLLLSPAASAQMVYKCIGKGGAVSYQSDPCAGTKTAKSWTATPEAPPTNEELWRRHRAQKKADADSRYLSRIAGRSRSGAAAGAAVTTGSFGTSQCENMKRMRDANVTNDTGYDGRRAWADQVYDACK
- a CDS encoding DUF3693 domain-containing protein, with product MSATLKLLDKYREARGIPSDNAAAIALGIHRATVSGWRKQGKQAEAHVIAAMAKAIGQEPGGWLALIESERARSNEDRKVWAALARQLGAAAAFALVLCVLSLPAPAKAASQGVERGTGYALCEIMGAVRGRGSCASCVASWRYSHRQEVTVTTRPPCWSEGQKCPNDCAAALLQQQAHNHFNLTGPWSGWRLRGRDLVGPGGERVSPERLRGLLWREAGTDRASSARNRREATPAARGRQPVKVVVIELADFRVGGVTAG
- a CDS encoding replication initiation factor domain-containing protein — its product is MTVTTNLVGVSNDYCWRCGMASDHYFGDGCCWACTEYAPSDRGAKSPCSNTGQNALIPKRRGSLTKPRRSIPKGDPGVGALVDYLSLTLSDATGLLELVGEEDFAAKLIAMLFGRACGLTATELSGAGFQGYTNSALVIGPGGEVAGKVGIGGNNDTAHVSLTGAGTACITDWQRAVHGLLQLGARITRCDLAFDDYLGQYFDPRDMHEAVQAGELVVRANGPGKPPKTRYLTDHGSGAGCTFYAGQKGHKELCVYHKGREQGDPDSPWVRVEVRFYSKRQQLPPEMLLQPLAYLRAAYNVCEAIPADVTERLRTVRAKVEATAVAWARFIKNQVGRSLALVHQVFGDDADAYIREALCRPGVPGRFKGFSSEHLMQYLREGLGHVDRRDPVGALA